The proteins below come from a single Zea mays cultivar B73 chromosome 8, Zm-B73-REFERENCE-NAM-5.0, whole genome shotgun sequence genomic window:
- the LOC109941607 gene encoding AP-3 complex subunit sigma has product MSAAIPNVIGWIAISFAKGTKMVYKHLATLYFVFVFDSSENELAMLDLVQVFVETLDRCFKNVCELDIIFNFNKVPYVHMILPFLSFYNRIVCLSRMQGFYPAENSIYDSSIACCMF; this is encoded by the exons ATGAGTGCAGCAATTCCAAACGTCATTGGTTGGATTGCGATCTCCTTTGCAAAA GGAACAAAAATGGTCTACAAGCATTTGGCCACACTATACTTTGTTTTTGTCTTTGATAGCTCTGAGAATGAGCTTGCCATGCTCGACCTCGTACAAG TGTTTGTTGAAACATTGGACAGATGCTTCAAGAATGTATGCGAGCTTGACATCATATTTAACTTCAACAAGGTACCATATGTCCATATGATCCTACCTTTTTTATCCTTTTATAATAGAATAGTGTGCCTATCGAGGATGCAGGGTTTCTATCCTGCTGAAAATTCCATTTATGATTCTTCAATTGCATGTTGCATGTTTTAG